ATGGCGATCATCTCTTCCGTACGACGACGAAGTCCGCGAGCGCCGCGAACTCCTCCCGGACCCGCTCGGGCATCCGGATCGAGTCCAGCGCGTCGATGGCGATCCGGTGCTGACGGCGTGCCTCCTCGACGGCCCACTCGCGGCCGCCCGCCTCCTCGATGAGGGCGGCGCGCGCGGCGAACTCCTCCTCGGAGAAGTTCTCGAAGTCGCTGGCCTTGGCGTCTGCGGCGAGGAGTTCGCCCAACTGTTCGGAGGCCGGGCCGCCCGCCGCGAGCGCGGCCACCACGGGCAGGGACTTCTTGCGCTGGCGCAGATCGCTCCAGGTCTGCTTGCCCGTGGAGACCGGGTCGCCCCAGATGCCCAGCAGGTCGTCCACGGCCTGGAAGGCGAGGCCGAGGTGGTAGCCGTACTTCTCCAGCGTGTCGGCGGTGCGGTCGTCCGCGCCGCCGAGGACCGCGCCGATGGAGCAGGCGCAGGCGAGCAGGGCGCCGGTCTTGTTGCCCTCCATCTCCAGGCACTCCTCGACGGTGACCCGCTCGCGGTGCTCGTAGGAGATGTCCTGGGCCTGGCCGTCGATGAGCGCCCGGGTCGCCGTGGTGACGCGGCGGGTGGCTCGGGCCGCCTCGGCGGTGCCCAGTTCGAGGAGGATCTCGTTGGCGAGGACCATCAGGGCGTCACCGACGAGGATGGCCTGCGCGGGGCCGTGCACCTTCCACACGGTGTCGCGGTGGCGGCGCTGTTCGTCGCCGTCCATCAGGTCGTCGTGCAGCAGCGAGAAGTTGTGCACCAGCTCCACCGCGACCGCGCCGGGGATGCCGACCTCGGGTGCGGCGCCGGTGACCTCGGCGGACATGACGGCGAGCGCGGGGCGTACGGCCTTGCCGCCGTCGCCGTCCGCGGGCTTGCCGTGGGCGTCGATCCAGCCGAAGTGGTAGGCGGCGACGGTGTCCATGGGGGGCGCCAGCCGGTCGACGGCCGCCCGCAGCACGGGGGTGGCCAGGGTCCGCCCGCGCTCCAGGAGCGCGGTCACGTCCACCGCGGTCCTCGCGGCGGCCGTCACGGCCGGGGGCACAGTGGGCACAGTCTCTCCAGATGTCGATGTGTTCGCGGTACCGAGAGTGCGGGGTCCGGTCCGGTGCGCTTCGAGCGTCATGCCGCCTCCTCGTGGTCGAGGAGGCGGTTCCGGGGCCGGCCCGGAGCGGCGAGGGCGGCGTCCGCCGCCGCGATGCCGCTGCGGACCGCACTCTCCATGGTCGCGGGCCACCCGGTGGCGGTCCACGCTCCGGCCAGGAACAGGCCGGGTGCCTTGGTGCGGGCGCCGGGCCTGAACCGTCCGACGCCGGGGGTGGGAGCGAAGGTCGCGGTGCGCTCCCGGGTCACGAAGAAGTCCTTCACCCCGGCACCGCGCGCGCCGGGCAACAACCGTTCCAGCTCGGGCAGATACCGCTCGCGCAGGACGGCCACCGGTGCGTCGATCTCGCTCTGCGCGGCCGACTGCGACAGCGCCAGGTACTGGCCGTCGCGCAGGCCCGAGGCCTCGGTCCGGTCGAAGACCCATTGGACGGGCGAGCCGAGCGCCGCGAAGAAGGGCCTGCTGAGCACCTTCCGGTCGTACACCACATGGACGTTGAGGATCGGCGCGGTGCCGATCTCCAGCAGCCGTCCGGGCTCGTCGAGGGCTCCCTCGGGCAGCAGATCGTGCGTCTCGCGCTGGGGTACGGCGAGCACGACCGCGTCGGCGTCGAGGGTCTCGCCGGGCACCTCGACGCGCCAACTCCCGTTCTCCGCACGACAGACGGAGGTGGCGCGGGCGCGGAGCACGGTACGGACGCCCGCGGAGTCGAGCGCCTTGCGGGCCTGCCGGTCGTGCAGTTCACCGAGTGGGACATGGGCCCAGCCGATGTCGGCGGCGCCCGGCTCGGACAGCAGACCGGTCTTGAACACCATCGCGGCGAGCGCGAGGGAGGCGTCGCGGGCCACCGCGTTGAGGGTGGCGACCCCCACGAGGTCCCACAGCGCCTCCACGGCCCGCGCCGACTGCCCCTGTGCGGCCAGCCAGCCGCCGAAGTCCTGTTCGTCGAGCGCGGGATCGGTGAGGTCGAGTGCCTTGAGTGCCAGCGCGGCCCGCCCGACCTTCGCGCGCTCGGCGAGCGAGAGATGGGTGTACGTGGCGAGGCTGCGCCCCAGGTGCAGCGGTACGGGCAGCGCGTCGCGCCGCAGTCTGCCGAGCCGCCTGCCCGGCCGGCCCTCGGCGTCGAGAACCGGTACGTCGAGACGATCCTGCAGGGGTGCGAGCGCGGTCGCGTCGACACGGTCGAGGAACCAGCGGTAGGCGGTGCAGCACCGCAGGTACACATGCTGTCCGTTGTCGACGGTCAGGTCGCCGCGCTGGAAGGAGAAGGCGAGTCCGCCGAGGCGGGGCCGCCCCTCCAGGAGTGTCACCTGTGCGCCGGCGTCGGCGAGCGAGAGCGCGGCGGTGATGCCCGCCAGCCCTCCGCCGACCACCACGGCCGTGCTCCGGGGCCGACCCTCGCGGTCCGCCTCCGGCAGTGCCTCGGACTGTGCGCCGTCGGTCATCGTGCACCCTCCCCTGCCGGTCCGCCGGGGTGCCGGAACGGTTCGCGGCAGACCGTCGGAGACTGGGACGCCCGTTCGGTGCGGAGGGTTGCGTACCACTTTTCGCCGATGGGTTCGCCTTGGGCCGGATTGTCCATCAGACGCGCCTCCTGACGGTACGGCGTGACACATGGCGGGCGTCCAGACCGGAGAGGCCACGCACGGCGACGTACGCCTTCTCCCGGCCGGGCAGCGAGA
The DNA window shown above is from Streptomyces akebiae and carries:
- a CDS encoding polyprenyl synthetase family protein; translation: MTLEAHRTGPRTLGTANTSTSGETVPTVPPAVTAAARTAVDVTALLERGRTLATPVLRAAVDRLAPPMDTVAAYHFGWIDAHGKPADGDGGKAVRPALAVMSAEVTGAAPEVGIPGAVAVELVHNFSLLHDDLMDGDEQRRHRDTVWKVHGPAQAILVGDALMVLANEILLELGTAEAARATRRVTTATRALIDGQAQDISYEHRERVTVEECLEMEGNKTGALLACACSIGAVLGGADDRTADTLEKYGYHLGLAFQAVDDLLGIWGDPVSTGKQTWSDLRQRKKSLPVVAALAAGGPASEQLGELLAADAKASDFENFSEEEFAARAALIEEAGGREWAVEEARRQHRIAIDALDSIRMPERVREEFAALADFVVVRKR
- the hpnE gene encoding hydroxysqualene dehydroxylase HpnE, with protein sequence MTDGAQSEALPEADREGRPRSTAVVVGGGLAGITAALSLADAGAQVTLLEGRPRLGGLAFSFQRGDLTVDNGQHVYLRCCTAYRWFLDRVDATALAPLQDRLDVPVLDAEGRPGRRLGRLRRDALPVPLHLGRSLATYTHLSLAERAKVGRAALALKALDLTDPALDEQDFGGWLAAQGQSARAVEALWDLVGVATLNAVARDASLALAAMVFKTGLLSEPGAADIGWAHVPLGELHDRQARKALDSAGVRTVLRARATSVCRAENGSWRVEVPGETLDADAVVLAVPQRETHDLLPEGALDEPGRLLEIGTAPILNVHVVYDRKVLSRPFFAALGSPVQWVFDRTEASGLRDGQYLALSQSAAQSEIDAPVAVLRERYLPELERLLPGARGAGVKDFFVTRERTATFAPTPGVGRFRPGARTKAPGLFLAGAWTATGWPATMESAVRSGIAAADAALAAPGRPRNRLLDHEEAA
- a CDS encoding DUF6380 family protein, producing MDNPAQGEPIGEKWYATLRTERASQSPTVCREPFRHPGGPAGEGAR